One part of the Coffea eugenioides isolate CCC68of chromosome 10, Ceug_1.0, whole genome shotgun sequence genome encodes these proteins:
- the LOC113749315 gene encoding non-specific lipid-transfer protein-like protein At5g64080 produces the protein MGNAVWTTAKPDSSAPSPAAVDCSELIFDMLDCMSFLNNGPSDPKPSPSCCTGFETVIDADAECVCEGLKNAASMGLSVNITKAAILPSLCHVSAPSISTCNMSIAPTPSNPIPSPSTPSPGMFYTISWHVLVCKI, from the exons ATGGGCAATGCTGTGTGGACTACAGCAAAACCTGATTCGAGTGCACCATCTCCGGCCGCTGTGGACTGCAGTGAATTAATATTTGACATGTTGGATTGCATGTCTTTCCTAAACAACGGTCCATCTGATCCGAAACCTTCCCCTTCATGTTGCACGGGGTTTGAAACCGTGATAGATGCTGATGCTGAATGTGTGTGCGAAGGTTTGAAAAATGCTGCTAGTATGGGTCTTAGTGTCAATATTACAAAAGCTGCAATATTACCCTCACTTTGCCATGTTTCTGCTCCATCCATAAGCACTTGCAAta TGTCGATTGCTCCCACACCATCTAATCCTATACCATCACCTTCTACACCATCTCCTGGTATGTTTTACACCATCTCCTGGCATGTTCTGGTATGTAAAATATAG